One genomic window of Aethina tumida isolate Nest 87 chromosome 3, icAetTumi1.1, whole genome shotgun sequence includes the following:
- the LOC109602677 gene encoding myosin light chain 1, whose protein sequence is MADLAARDVERATFVFSIYDFEGNGTVDAVNVGDMLRALNLNPTLASIEKLGGTKKKNEKKLKLDEFLPIFSQCKKDKEQGNFDDFLECLKLYDKEENGKMMAAELSHTLLSLGERLSDQETEQVLADCMDKEDDDGFIPYEPFLKKLMA, encoded by the exons GAGCAACATTCGTGTTCTCCATCTACGACTTCGAGGGCAATGGCACAGTCGACGCTGTCAACGTTGGTGACATGCTCCGCGCCCTCAACCTGAACCCAACCCTCGCCTCGATCGAAAAACTGGGCGGCACCAAGAAGAAGAACGAGAAGAAGTTGAAGCTGGACGAGTTCCTGCCCATCTTCAGCCAGTGCAAGAAAGACAAGGAGCAGGGCAACTTCGACGACTTCTTGGAATGTCTTAAGTTGTACGACAAAGAAGAGAACGGCAAGATGATGGCTGCTGAACTTTCTCACACCCTTCTCTCCCTTG GTGAAAGATTATCAGACCAAGAAACCGAACAAGTCCTCGCCGACTGTATGGACAAAGAAGATGATGACGGTTTCATCCCTTACGAAC CATTCCTCAAAAAGTTGATGGCGTAA